From one Bacteroides intestinalis DSM 17393 genomic stretch:
- a CDS encoding PCMD domain-containing protein, with product MMQKKIRMYGMLSAFLYCGMASAQQQQQQHTVEMIPFGNMDQWVDRQIKESGIIGGALKNVYAIGPTATIRENKAYKNMGGSPWATSNVMARVAGITKTNTSVFPEKRDEGYCARMDTRMESVKVLGIVDITVLAAGSMFLGEVHEPIKGTKNPQKMLNSGIPFTKKPIAVQFDYKVKMSDREKRIRATGFSRITDVDGKDFPEVNLFLQKRWEDKDGNIFAKRIGTMVVRYYNTTDDWRNNVTYSIMYGDITGDPAYKPHMMRLQVEERYAINSKGESVPVKEVAWGTEEDVPTHLLLQFTSSHGGAYIGSPGNSLWVDNVKLVY from the coding sequence ATGATGCAGAAGAAAATTCGTATGTATGGTATGCTATCCGCTTTTTTATATTGCGGGATGGCATCTGCACAGCAGCAACAACAACAGCATACTGTGGAGATGATTCCATTCGGCAATATGGACCAGTGGGTAGACCGCCAGATTAAAGAGTCGGGTATTATCGGTGGCGCATTGAAGAATGTGTATGCTATCGGGCCGACTGCAACTATTCGTGAGAATAAGGCTTATAAGAATATGGGTGGATCACCGTGGGCGACTTCCAATGTGATGGCACGTGTGGCTGGTATTACTAAAACAAATACCTCTGTGTTTCCCGAAAAACGTGATGAAGGTTACTGCGCACGTATGGATACCCGTATGGAGAGTGTAAAGGTATTAGGAATCGTAGATATTACGGTGCTGGCTGCAGGTTCTATGTTTTTGGGTGAAGTACATGAGCCGATTAAGGGAACGAAGAATCCGCAGAAGATGTTGAATTCCGGTATTCCTTTCACGAAGAAACCGATCGCTGTTCAGTTTGACTATAAAGTTAAGATGTCTGATAGAGAGAAGCGTATCCGCGCTACAGGTTTCAGCCGTATTACGGATGTAGACGGTAAAGACTTTCCGGAAGTGAATTTATTCCTGCAGAAACGTTGGGAAGACAAGGATGGAAATATTTTTGCGAAGCGCATAGGTACAATGGTGGTACGTTATTATAATACAACTGATGACTGGCGTAACAATGTTACTTATTCAATCATGTACGGAGATATAACAGGTGATCCTGCCTATAAACCTCATATGATGCGTTTGCAAGTAGAAGAGCGTTATGCCATCAACAGTAAGGGAGAGAGTGTTCCCGTTAAAGAAGTGGCATGGGGAACGGAAGAAGATGTTCCTACTCATCTATTACTGCAATTTACTTCCAGTCATGGAGGTGCTTATATTGGTTCTCCTGGTAATTCACTTTGGGTTGATAATGTAAAGCTGGTATATTAA
- a CDS encoding sulfotransferase family protein, giving the protein MGLLEFNKLPINTLVGADWKTFNAITKGREIDAAYKGKYRLTKAVCRLLSTLAPLQNGRYEKRLASQPLEHDPVFILGHWRSGTTFVHNVFSCDKHFGYNTTYQTVFPHLMMWGQPFFKKNMSWLMPDKRPTDNMELAVDLPQEEEFALANMMPYTYYNFWFLPKYQQEYADKYLLFNDITEKELKVFEEVFVKLIKISLWNTHGTQFLSKNPPHTGRVKELVKMFPNAKFVYLMRNPYTVFESTRSFFTNTIQPLKLQDISNEELENNILSIYAKLYHKYEADKSCIPAGNLIEVKFEDFEADAMGMTEKIYHDLSIPGFAEARGDIEKYVGGKKGYKKNKYKYDDRTVQLVQDNWNFALDQWNYEL; this is encoded by the coding sequence ATGGGTTTACTCGAATTTAATAAACTTCCTATAAATACATTGGTTGGAGCCGATTGGAAGACATTTAATGCTATTACGAAAGGACGTGAGATAGATGCAGCATACAAAGGCAAGTACCGCTTGACTAAAGCCGTATGCCGCTTGCTTTCTACTCTGGCTCCTTTACAGAATGGACGTTATGAGAAGCGACTGGCATCTCAACCTTTGGAACATGATCCGGTATTCATCCTTGGCCATTGGCGTAGTGGAACAACCTTTGTGCATAATGTCTTTTCATGTGATAAACATTTTGGTTATAATACTACTTATCAGACCGTATTTCCGCATTTGATGATGTGGGGGCAGCCTTTCTTTAAGAAGAATATGAGTTGGTTGATGCCCGATAAGCGTCCTACGGATAATATGGAACTTGCTGTAGACCTGCCGCAGGAGGAAGAGTTTGCACTGGCAAATATGATGCCTTATACTTATTATAATTTCTGGTTCCTTCCTAAATATCAGCAGGAATATGCAGATAAATATCTGTTGTTTAATGATATCACGGAGAAAGAACTGAAAGTGTTTGAAGAGGTATTTGTCAAGTTGATTAAGATATCATTGTGGAATACACATGGAACGCAGTTCTTGAGTAAGAACCCGCCGCATACGGGGCGTGTGAAGGAACTTGTTAAGATGTTCCCCAATGCGAAGTTTGTTTATCTGATGCGTAATCCTTATACGGTATTTGAGAGTACCCGTAGTTTCTTCACGAATACGATTCAGCCGTTAAAGTTGCAAGACATCAGTAACGAGGAACTGGAAAATAATATCCTTTCTATTTATGCTAAGTTATACCATAAATATGAGGCGGATAAATCGTGCATCCCTGCCGGGAATCTGATTGAAGTTAAATTCGAAGATTTTGAGGCTGATGCTATGGGAATGACCGAAAAGATTTATCATGATTTGTCTATTCCCGGATTTGCAGAGGCACGCGGTGACATCGAGAAGTATGTAGGTGGAAAGAAAGGATATAAGAAGAATAAATATAAATATGATGATCGTACTGTGCAATTAGTACAGGATAACTGGAATTTTGCACTGGATCAGTGGAACTATGAACTTTAA
- the cysN gene encoding sulfate adenylyltransferase subunit CysN, whose product MENNSKLNIKEFLDKDEQKDLLRFLTAGSVDDGKSTLIGRLLFDSKKLYEDQLDALERDSKRMGNAGDHIDYALLLDGLKAEREQGITIDVAYRYFSTNNRKFIIADTPGHEQYTRNMITGGSTANLAIILVDARTGVITQTRRHSFLVSLLGIKHVVLAVNKMDLVDFSEDRFNEIVKEYKEFIAPLNIPDVTCIPLSALDGDNVVVKSERTPWYAGISLLDFLETVHIDNDHNLADFRFPVQYVLRPNLDFRGFCGKVASGIVRKGDEVVALPSGKKSRIKSIVTYDGELDYAFPPQSVTLTLEDEIDVSRGEMLVHPDNLPVVDRNFEAMLVWMDEEPMDLNKSFFIKQTTNLSRSRISNIKYKVDVNTMEQLSVENGQLTTDSLPMQLNQIARVVLTTAKELFFDPYQKNKATGAFILIDPITNNTSAVGMIIDRVEDKDMHISEDLPVLNLPKLGIAPEHYEIIEKVVKDLERQGIEVKIIK is encoded by the coding sequence ATGGAGAATAACTCTAAACTAAATATCAAGGAGTTTCTGGATAAAGATGAACAGAAAGACTTGCTCCGTTTTCTGACTGCCGGTTCGGTAGATGATGGAAAATCAACGCTGATCGGGCGTTTGTTGTTTGATAGTAAGAAATTGTACGAGGACCAGTTGGATGCATTGGAACGCGATAGCAAACGAATGGGAAATGCCGGCGATCATATTGACTATGCGCTGTTGCTGGATGGCCTGAAAGCAGAACGCGAACAGGGTATTACGATTGATGTGGCTTATCGTTATTTCTCTACCAACAACCGTAAATTTATCATTGCCGATACTCCGGGACATGAACAATATACACGTAATATGATTACGGGCGGTTCCACGGCTAATCTGGCTATTATTTTGGTAGATGCCCGTACAGGGGTGATTACACAAACACGTCGTCACTCTTTCCTGGTTTCTTTGTTAGGTATCAAGCATGTGGTGCTTGCTGTCAACAAGATGGACCTGGTAGATTTTTCAGAGGACCGCTTCAATGAAATAGTTAAGGAATATAAGGAATTTATTGCTCCGTTGAACATTCCGGATGTAACTTGTATTCCGCTATCAGCCTTGGATGGTGATAATGTAGTCGTTAAGTCTGAGCGTACTCCGTGGTATGCCGGTATATCCTTGCTCGATTTTCTTGAAACAGTCCATATTGATAATGATCATAATCTGGCAGACTTCCGCTTCCCGGTACAATATGTGTTGCGGCCTAACCTCGATTTTCGTGGCTTCTGTGGTAAAGTAGCTTCAGGAATTGTGCGTAAAGGTGATGAAGTAGTTGCATTGCCTTCCGGTAAGAAATCACGTATTAAGAGCATTGTTACTTATGATGGTGAACTGGATTATGCTTTTCCGCCTCAGTCTGTGACTTTGACGCTGGAAGATGAGATAGACGTATCAAGAGGAGAAATGCTGGTACATCCTGATAACTTGCCGGTTGTCGATCGTAATTTCGAGGCTATGTTGGTATGGATGGATGAAGAACCGATGGATCTTAATAAATCATTTTTTATTAAGCAAACCACTAATCTGAGCCGTTCACGTATCAGTAATATCAAGTATAAGGTAGATGTCAATACGATGGAACAACTGTCGGTCGAGAATGGACAATTAACTACTGATAGCTTGCCCATGCAGTTGAATCAGATAGCGCGTGTTGTGCTGACTACGGCAAAAGAATTATTCTTTGACCCTTATCAAAAGAATAAAGCAACAGGAGCCTTCATTCTGATTGATCCGATAACTAACAATACCAGTGCTGTCGGTATGATTATCGATAGGGTAGAGGATAAAGACATGCATATTTCGGAAGATCTTCCTGTCTTGAATTTACCGAAGCTTGGCATTGCCCCCGAACACTATGAAATCATAGAGAAAGTAGTGAAAGATTTGGAGCGTCAGGGTATTGAAGTGAAAATCATTAAATAA
- the cysD gene encoding sulfate adenylyltransferase subunit CysD, with protein sequence MEEYKLSHLKELEAESIHIIREVAAEFENPVMLYSIGKDSSVMVRLAEKAFYPGKVPFPLMHIDSKWKFKEMIQFRDEYAKKYGWNLIVESNMEAFHAGVGPFTHGSKVHTDLMKTKALLSALDKYKFDAAFGGARRDEEKSRAKERIFSFRDKFHQWDPKNQRPELWDIYNARVHKGESIRVFPLSNWTELDIWQYIRLENIPIVPLYYAKERPCVTIDGNLIMADDDRLPEKYRDQIEMKMVRFRTLGCWPLTGAVESNADTIETIVEEMMTTTKSERTTRVIDFDQEASMEQKKREGYF encoded by the coding sequence ATGGAAGAATATAAATTAAGCCATCTGAAAGAGCTCGAAGCAGAGTCTATTCATATTATCCGTGAAGTGGCTGCGGAATTTGAAAACCCAGTGATGCTTTATAGTATCGGAAAAGACTCTTCGGTGATGGTTCGCCTTGCTGAAAAGGCCTTTTATCCTGGCAAAGTCCCTTTTCCGTTGATGCATATCGATTCAAAATGGAAATTTAAAGAAATGATTCAGTTCCGTGACGAATATGCTAAGAAGTATGGGTGGAATCTGATTGTAGAGAGCAATATGGAAGCTTTCCATGCAGGAGTGGGACCATTTACGCATGGCAGTAAGGTGCATACGGACCTGATGAAGACAAAAGCTCTGCTGAGTGCTTTGGATAAGTATAAGTTTGATGCAGCTTTTGGCGGTGCACGCCGTGATGAAGAGAAGTCACGTGCAAAGGAACGTATCTTCTCTTTCCGTGATAAGTTCCACCAGTGGGACCCAAAAAATCAACGTCCTGAATTGTGGGATATTTATAACGCCCGGGTACATAAGGGAGAAAGTATTCGTGTGTTCCCTTTGAGCAATTGGACTGAGCTGGACATCTGGCAATATATCCGTTTGGAAAATATTCCTATTGTTCCGTTGTATTATGCGAAGGAACGTCCTTGTGTTACGATTGATGGTAATCTGATTATGGCGGATGATGATCGTTTGCCTGAAAAGTATCGGGATCAGATAGAAATGAAAATGGTCCGTTTCCGTACGTTAGGCTGTTGGCCGCTGACAGGTGCAGTGGAAAGCAATGCCGATACAATTGAAACGATTGTAGAAGAGATGATGACCACTACCAAGAGCGAACGTACTACCCGTGTAATCGACTTCGATCAGGAGGCCAGCATGGAGCAGAAAAAACGCGAGGGATACTTTTAG
- the cysC gene encoding adenylyl-sulfate kinase, giving the protein MTDNNIYPIFDRMLSRQDKEELLGQHSMMIWFTGLSGSGKSTIAIALERELHKRGLLCRILDGDNIRSGINNNLGFTEADRVENIRRIAEVSKLFIDTGIITIAAFISPNNDIREMAANIIGRENFLEVYVSTPLAECERRDVKGLYAKARRGEIQNFTGISAPFEAPAHPALTLDTSVLSLEESVNKLLDLVLSKIQIKK; this is encoded by the coding sequence ATGACAGATAATAATATATATCCGATTTTTGATCGGATGTTGTCGAGACAAGATAAAGAAGAGCTCCTTGGACAACATAGTATGATGATATGGTTTACCGGATTGAGTGGTTCCGGTAAGAGTACAATAGCTATTGCTTTGGAACGTGAATTGCACAAACGCGGATTGCTGTGCCGTATTCTGGACGGGGACAATATCCGTAGCGGCATTAATAATAATTTGGGCTTTACCGAAGCCGACCGTGTAGAGAATATCCGTCGTATAGCGGAAGTCTCTAAACTTTTTATTGATACAGGCATTATTACTATTGCTGCGTTTATAAGTCCTAACAATGATATTCGCGAAATGGCTGCCAATATCATTGGTCGGGAAAATTTTCTTGAAGTCTATGTTAGTACTCCTCTGGCCGAGTGTGAGCGCAGGGACGTGAAAGGCTTGTATGCCAAGGCGCGCCGGGGAGAGATTCAGAATTTTACCGGTATTTCTGCTCCGTTTGAGGCTCCTGCCCACCCGGCTTTGACTTTAGACACTTCAGTGCTCAGTCTGGAAGAGTCAGTCAACAAGTTGCTTGACCTTGTTTTATCAAAGATACAGATTAAAAAGTGA
- a CDS encoding SLC13 family permease, whose amino-acid sequence MTFEIIFVLLSLLGMVVALVLDKMRPGMVLFSVVVLFLCAGILSPKEMLEGFSNKGMITVAMLFLVSEGIRQSGALGQVIKKLLPVGKTTVFKAQLRMLPTISFISAFLNNTPVVVIFAPIIKRWAESVKLPATKFLIPLSYVTILGGICTLIGTSTNLVVHGMILEAGYEGFTMFELGKVGIFIAIAGIIYLFLFSSKLLPDVRTDAVKLDDDQEEDSSLHRVEAVLGPRFPGINKKLGEFNFKRHYGAAVKEIKRSGQSITENLDNEVLRDGDTLVVMADDSFVQTWGESSVFVLLANGKDNEPVPGKGKRWFALILLILMIAGATVGELPVVKEAFPDIKLDMFFFVSVTTIIMAWTKIFPARKYTKYISWDILITIACAFAISKAMVNSGVADVVASYIIGLTEHYGPQVLLAAVFIITNLFTELITNNAAAALAFPLALSISSQMGVSPMPFFVVICMAASASFSTPIGYQTNLIVQGIGNYKFTDFVRIGLPLNIIAFLISIFLIPLIWPF is encoded by the coding sequence ATGACATTTGAGATAATATTCGTGCTTTTGTCACTTTTGGGTATGGTTGTTGCATTAGTTTTGGACAAAATGCGTCCAGGAATGGTGTTGTTTTCCGTTGTAGTCTTGTTCTTGTGTGCAGGTATTCTGAGCCCTAAAGAAATGCTGGAGGGGTTTAGTAATAAAGGAATGATTACCGTAGCCATGTTGTTTTTGGTTAGCGAAGGTATTCGTCAGTCCGGAGCATTGGGACAAGTAATCAAAAAGCTACTTCCTGTGGGGAAAACAACTGTGTTTAAGGCCCAGTTGCGCATGCTTCCCACTATCTCTTTTATATCTGCTTTTCTTAATAATACTCCTGTTGTTGTAATCTTTGCCCCGATTATCAAACGTTGGGCAGAATCGGTAAAACTACCTGCTACCAAGTTTTTGATCCCTCTTTCGTATGTAACTATTTTGGGCGGTATCTGTACCCTAATAGGAACTTCTACTAATCTGGTAGTACATGGTATGATATTAGAGGCTGGTTATGAAGGCTTCACCATGTTTGAGTTGGGCAAAGTCGGCATCTTCATAGCTATTGCAGGTATTATTTATTTGTTTCTGTTCTCTTCCAAACTTTTGCCTGATGTTCGTACGGATGCGGTAAAATTGGATGACGACCAGGAGGAGGATAGTAGCTTGCATCGGGTTGAAGCAGTGCTTGGCCCCCGTTTTCCGGGTATCAACAAGAAATTGGGTGAATTTAATTTTAAACGTCACTATGGTGCTGCTGTTAAGGAAATCAAGCGAAGCGGACAGAGCATTACGGAGAATCTGGATAATGAAGTCCTGCGCGATGGCGATACGCTGGTGGTGATGGCAGATGATTCTTTCGTTCAGACTTGGGGAGAATCCTCAGTGTTCGTTCTGTTGGCTAATGGTAAAGACAACGAGCCGGTTCCCGGAAAAGGAAAACGTTGGTTTGCTCTTATTTTGCTGATATTAATGATTGCCGGAGCTACAGTAGGGGAGTTACCGGTTGTGAAAGAAGCATTTCCGGATATTAAGCTGGATATGTTCTTCTTTGTTTCTGTGACTACTATTATTATGGCATGGACAAAAATCTTCCCGGCGCGTAAATATACCAAATACATTTCTTGGGATATTCTGATAACCATTGCCTGTGCTTTTGCCATTAGTAAGGCGATGGTGAATTCCGGTGTGGCAGATGTGGTGGCAAGTTATATCATCGGCCTGACTGAACATTACGGACCGCAGGTGTTATTAGCTGCCGTGTTTATTATCACGAACTTATTTACTGAGTTAATCACAAATAATGCAGCAGCAGCATTGGCTTTCCCGTTGGCACTTTCCATTTCTTCGCAGATGGGCGTTAGCCCTATGCCTTTCTTTGTGGTAATTTGTATGGCTGCATCTGCCAGTTTCTCCACGCCGATCGGATACCAGACAAATCTGATCGTGCAAGGTATAGGAAACTATAAGTTTACCGATTTCGTTCGCATTGGTTTGCCATTGAATATTATAGCATTCTTGATATCCATATTCCTGATACCATTAATTTGGCCCTTTTAA
- the cysQ gene encoding 3'(2'),5'-bisphosphate nucleotidase CysQ, giving the protein MEQRYILNAIDAALHAGADILSIYNDPASDFEIEKKADNSPLTIADRKAHETITGYLNATPFPVLSEEGKHLPYTERCGWDSLWIVDPLDGTKEFIKRNGEFTVNIAWVSHSVPVMGVIYLPVKQELYFAEEHIGAYKLSGITSRGDVSLEELMASATRLPAEAARDKFVIVASRSHLTPETESYIEEMKRQHAEVELISSGSSIKICLVAEGKADVYPRFAPTMEWDTAAGHAVARAAGMEVYQAGKEEPLCYNKEDLLNPWFVVEPKRMKY; this is encoded by the coding sequence ATGGAACAACGATATATATTAAACGCGATAGATGCAGCTCTGCACGCCGGTGCGGACATTCTCTCTATCTATAATGACCCGGCATCAGATTTTGAAATTGAAAAAAAAGCGGATAACTCTCCTTTGACCATTGCCGACCGTAAAGCTCATGAAACCATTACCGGATATTTGAATGCTACCCCTTTTCCTGTTTTGAGTGAAGAAGGAAAGCATTTGCCTTATACTGAGCGCTGTGGATGGGATTCTTTATGGATTGTAGACCCGTTGGACGGAACAAAAGAGTTCATAAAGCGGAATGGTGAGTTTACTGTAAATATAGCATGGGTGAGCCATTCAGTGCCGGTAATGGGGGTGATTTATCTTCCGGTGAAGCAAGAACTCTATTTTGCAGAAGAACATATCGGTGCGTATAAGTTATCCGGCATTACTTCACGCGGAGATGTTTCATTGGAGGAATTAATGGCATCTGCTACCCGTTTGCCTGCTGAGGCTGCAAGAGATAAATTTGTAATCGTTGCTTCCCGCTCACATCTGACGCCTGAAACAGAATCCTACATTGAAGAGATGAAACGTCAGCATGCTGAGGTCGAATTAATTTCAAGTGGCAGTTCTATAAAAATTTGCCTTGTAGCAGAAGGAAAAGCAGATGTATATCCTCGTTTTGCACCTACTATGGAGTGGGATACTGCTGCCGGACATGCCGTTGCACGTGCGGCAGGAATGGAAGTCTATCAGGCGGGAAAAGAAGAACCGCTTTGTTACAATAAAGAGGATTTGCTGAACCCATGGTTTGTGGTTGAGCCTAAGCGAATGAAGTATTAA
- a CDS encoding glycoside hydrolase family 2 TIM barrel-domain containing protein: protein MNKGIVILLGVCMLGSSVLANAGDNKMHTLPYWQDIQTVSVNRESPRTAFMTYDSRQSALSGKYENSNFYKLLNGTWKFYYSDSHRNLPVDAVQEVADMKGWNDIQVPGNWEVQGYGVPIYTNHGYEFKALNPQPPQLPEDIPVGIYRREITVPQDWMSRDIYLHIAGAKSGVYVYLNGQEVGYNEDSKNPAEFLINKYIKNGKNTLVLKIFRWSTGSYLECQDFWRLSGIERDVFLYSQPKIAVKDFRVVSTLDDSYTNGIFKLAVDIRNNAATDKNLQVLYELIDKASGKVVANATESCIVKGEDIQTVTFGANLFGVKTWTSEGPNLYKMLISLKEEDKVTEIVPFNVGFRRIEIKQIDQIAKNGKPYVVLMINGQPLKLKGVNIHEHNEHTGHYVTEELMRKDFELMKQHNLNTVRLCHYPQDRRFYELCDEYGLYVYDEANIESHGMYYDLRKGGTLGNNREWLKPHMYRTMNMYERNKNYPSVTFWSLGNEAGNGYNFYQTYLWLKDQDKELMDRPVNYERAQWEWNSDMYVPQYPSAEWLRYIGETGSDRPVVPSEYSHAMGNSNGNLWDQWKEIYKYPNLQGGYIWDWVDQGISETDENGRKYWTYGGDYGVNMPSDGNFCCNGLVGPDRKPHPAMAEVKYVHQNVAFDAVDVAAGKYRAINRFYFTNLRKYTIRYELRANGIPVKKGSLTLDVAPQEEKEFSIPVKNVNGKAGVEYYVHFSVVTTQPEPLIPVGYEIAYEQFRLPVEANKIAYKAAGPDLGCKEEGSTLVVSSPKVYFAFDRTSGMVTSYKVNGFEYFDKETGVQPNFWRAPNDNDYGNSNPKRLQIWKASSHNFKVSNAAVRMEGKNALLNVVYDLPAGNQYCVDYKIYPDGVVNVAVKFTATDQEAVKTDVPEDTHLATYTPGKKKEKKDNLEVPRIGIRFHIPQDMNMVEYFGRGPEENYIDRNAGSMVGRYKTIADSMYVDYVRPQENGHRTDTRWVVLSDKSGRGLLVQADKTIGFNALKNTIEDFDAEDSSRPYQWRNRSPEEIENHDLDEAKNAMRKMTHVNDIIPRDFVEVSVDMKQQGVAGYDSWGAKVQPGYTIPANQNYEWGFTFVPIRAKADVDKSLRYDY, encoded by the coding sequence ATGAATAAAGGTATAGTAATTTTATTGGGAGTATGCATGTTAGGTAGCTCTGTGCTGGCAAATGCAGGTGATAATAAAATGCATACTCTTCCTTATTGGCAGGACATACAGACTGTTTCTGTGAACAGGGAGTCTCCCCGTACGGCTTTTATGACCTATGATAGCCGTCAGAGTGCATTGAGTGGGAAATATGAGAATAGTAACTTCTATAAGTTACTGAATGGGACATGGAAGTTCTATTATTCGGATTCACATCGTAATTTGCCGGTAGATGCTGTGCAGGAAGTAGCAGATATGAAAGGGTGGAATGATATTCAGGTTCCTGGCAACTGGGAAGTGCAAGGATATGGTGTACCTATTTATACCAATCACGGGTATGAATTCAAAGCGCTGAATCCACAGCCTCCGCAATTGCCGGAAGATATACCGGTAGGTATTTACCGACGGGAAATTACTGTACCGCAAGATTGGATGTCACGTGATATTTATTTGCATATTGCGGGTGCTAAGTCCGGTGTTTATGTCTATCTGAATGGACAGGAAGTTGGATATAATGAAGATTCCAAGAATCCTGCAGAGTTCTTGATAAACAAATATATAAAGAACGGTAAAAATACATTGGTTCTGAAAATATTTCGCTGGAGTACGGGGTCATATCTGGAGTGTCAGGATTTCTGGCGTCTGAGTGGTATAGAACGTGATGTATTTCTTTACTCTCAACCTAAAATTGCCGTGAAAGATTTCCGGGTAGTTTCTACATTGGATGATAGTTACACGAACGGTATTTTTAAATTGGCTGTCGATATTCGTAACAACGCCGCTACAGATAAAAACTTGCAAGTGTTGTATGAGTTGATAGATAAAGCTTCCGGAAAAGTGGTTGCTAATGCTACGGAGAGTTGTATCGTGAAAGGCGAAGATATTCAGACAGTGACATTTGGTGCAAATTTATTTGGAGTAAAGACCTGGACGTCCGAGGGCCCTAATCTCTATAAAATGCTGATATCATTGAAAGAAGAAGATAAAGTGACGGAAATCGTTCCTTTCAATGTCGGTTTTCGCCGTATCGAGATCAAACAGATTGACCAGATAGCTAAGAATGGGAAACCGTATGTGGTGTTAATGATTAACGGACAGCCCCTGAAACTGAAAGGTGTCAATATCCATGAGCATAATGAACACACCGGACATTATGTAACGGAAGAACTGATGCGTAAGGACTTTGAGTTGATGAAACAGCATAATTTGAATACGGTTCGTCTTTGCCATTATCCGCAAGACCGCCGCTTCTATGAATTATGTGATGAATATGGATTGTACGTTTACGATGAAGCCAATATAGAATCGCATGGAATGTATTATGACTTGCGTAAAGGCGGAACACTGGGTAATAATCGGGAATGGTTGAAGCCACACATGTATCGTACAATGAACATGTATGAACGCAATAAGAATTATCCTTCTGTAACATTCTGGTCTTTGGGTAATGAAGCCGGCAATGGCTACAACTTCTATCAGACTTATCTTTGGCTGAAGGATCAGGATAAAGAACTAATGGACCGCCCCGTAAATTATGAGCGTGCACAGTGGGAATGGAATTCGGATATGTACGTACCGCAATACCCTAGTGCAGAATGGTTGCGATATATTGGAGAAACAGGTTCTGATCGCCCTGTAGTTCCATCGGAATACTCTCATGCTATGGGTAATTCAAATGGTAATCTGTGGGATCAATGGAAAGAAATCTATAAATACCCAAATCTTCAGGGTGGATATATTTGGGACTGGGTGGATCAGGGAATATCGGAAACTGATGAGAACGGTCGTAAATACTGGACATACGGAGGAGACTATGGAGTAAATATGCCAAGCGATGGTAATTTCTGTTGTAATGGTCTGGTGGGGCCCGACCGTAAGCCGCATCCTGCTATGGCAGAAGTGAAGTATGTACATCAAAATGTAGCATTTGATGCTGTTGATGTAGCTGCCGGTAAGTATCGGGCTATAAACCGTTTCTATTTCACTAATTTGAGAAAATATACTATTCGTTATGAGCTGCGTGCCAATGGCATCCCTGTTAAAAAAGGAAGTTTGACTTTGGATGTAGCACCTCAGGAGGAAAAAGAATTCTCAATTCCGGTGAAGAATGTGAACGGAAAAGCGGGAGTTGAATACTATGTACATTTTAGTGTGGTTACCACTCAGCCTGAGCCATTGATACCGGTAGGATACGAAATTGCTTATGAACAGTTCAGATTGCCGGTAGAAGCAAATAAGATTGCATATAAAGCAGCAGGACCGGACCTGGGTTGTAAAGAAGAGGGGAGTACTTTAGTCGTTTCTTCTCCTAAAGTGTATTTTGCGTTTGACCGTACTTCCGGTATGGTTACTTCCTATAAAGTAAATGGGTTTGAATATTTTGATAAAGAGACAGGTGTGCAACCTAATTTCTGGCGTGCACCCAATGATAATGATTACGGGAACAGTAACCCGAAGCGTCTGCAAATCTGGAAAGCTTCAAGCCATAACTTTAAAGTGAGCAATGCTGCTGTGAGAATGGAGGGAAAGAATGCACTACTGAATGTGGTATATGATTTACCTGCCGGAAATCAGTATTGTGTCGATTATAAAATATATCCGGATGGAGTGGTGAATGTGGCCGTGAAGTTTACTGCTACTGACCAGGAGGCTGTGAAGACTGATGTGCCGGAGGATACTCATCTTGCGACTTATACTCCCGGTAAAAAGAAAGAAAAGAAAGACAATCTTGAAGTACCTCGTATCGGGATACGTTTTCATATACCGCAGGATATGAATATGGTAGAGTATTTCGGTCGTGGTCCGGAAGAAAACTATATAGACCGTAATGCCGGAAGCATGGTAGGGCGCTATAAGACTATTGCCGACTCAATGTATGTGGATTATGTTCGTCCGCAAGAAAACGGACATCGTACAGATACGCGTTGGGTTGTCTTGTCAGATAAGAGCGGACGTGGTTTGTTGGTACAGGCAGATAAGACTATTGGTTTTAATGCATTGAAAAATACAATTGAAGATTTTGATGCGGAAGATTCATCCCGTCCATATCAATGGCGGAACCGTTCTCCGGAAGAAATCGAAAACCATGATCTGGATGAGGCTAAAAATGCGATGCGGAAGATGACTCATGTGAATGACATTATTCCCCGGGATTTTGTAGAGGTGTCTGTTGACATGAAACAGCAAGGAGTGGCTGGTTATGATAGTTGGGGAGCAAAAGTGCAACCGGGCTATACAATACCTGCCAATCAAAATTATGAATGGGGATTCACGTTTGTGCCGATAAGGGCAAAAGCAGACGTTGATAAATCACTTCGTTATGATTATTGA